A single Kribbella aluminosa DNA region contains:
- a CDS encoding EfeM/EfeO family lipoprotein, producing MSSSTASAVAPPLPSGRPQPIELVVGSPYGIDNWLGGPAGRYDFVFVNNEGAGAEVYLEDPATERIYLEVEHFGRGVSRAVTASVPPGTYRWVCITDYTIKYSRPVVVTGDPLPYDVHGIVPVTGLDLRIPINAYVGWITGRLPTLTRQVEQLRHDVQAGDAAAARRDWLIAHLTYETLGGAYRAYEETGDDINADPPRGIARDRLADADFAGFRKIEAMLWRDRPAATITPYVDALLEAVGQLADELALPNAITPIDMGRRAHEILEDALQWDLNGIGDAGSQTELATVDANITGVWQALDPLRPLLRKQNPYLQQTDEQLQLTQHLIRSHHHEDGWVGLAALSARQRAAVNAAVQHSVELLSHTAAVLDPRNATRDRGPITHD from the coding sequence GTGAGCAGTAGCACGGCCTCGGCGGTCGCACCACCACTGCCGTCGGGCCGGCCGCAGCCGATAGAGCTGGTCGTCGGCTCGCCGTACGGCATCGACAACTGGCTCGGCGGACCGGCGGGTCGCTACGACTTCGTGTTCGTCAACAACGAGGGCGCCGGCGCGGAGGTCTACCTGGAGGATCCGGCGACCGAGCGGATCTATCTCGAGGTCGAGCACTTCGGCCGCGGCGTCAGCCGTGCCGTCACGGCATCGGTGCCGCCCGGGACGTACCGCTGGGTCTGCATCACCGACTACACGATCAAGTACAGCCGGCCGGTCGTCGTCACCGGTGATCCGCTGCCGTACGACGTACACGGGATCGTCCCCGTGACCGGCCTCGACCTGCGGATCCCGATCAACGCCTACGTCGGCTGGATCACCGGACGGCTGCCCACGCTCACCCGCCAGGTCGAGCAGCTACGGCACGACGTGCAAGCCGGCGACGCGGCGGCCGCCCGACGCGACTGGCTGATCGCCCACCTCACGTACGAGACGCTGGGCGGCGCCTACCGCGCGTACGAGGAAACCGGTGACGACATCAACGCCGACCCGCCGCGCGGCATCGCGCGAGACCGCCTCGCCGACGCGGACTTCGCGGGCTTCCGCAAGATCGAAGCGATGCTGTGGCGCGACCGGCCGGCGGCGACGATCACGCCGTACGTCGACGCGCTGCTCGAGGCTGTCGGGCAACTCGCCGACGAGCTCGCACTGCCGAACGCGATCACGCCGATCGACATGGGCCGCCGGGCGCACGAGATCCTCGAGGACGCGCTGCAGTGGGACCTGAACGGGATCGGCGACGCCGGCAGCCAGACCGAGCTGGCGACCGTGGACGCGAACATCACCGGGGTCTGGCAGGCGCTGGACCCGCTGCGACCTCTCCTGCGCAAGCAGAACCCGTACCTGCAGCAGACCGACGAGCAGCTCCAGCTCACCCAACACCTCATCCGCAGCCACCACCACGAAGACGGCTGGGTCGGGCTGGCGGCGCTGTCCGCCCGGCAGCGGGCCGCGGTCAACGCGGCCGTGCAGCACAGCGTCGAACTGCTCTCCCACACCGCGGCCGTCCTCGACCCGCGCAACGCCACCCGCGACCGAGGCCCGATCACCCATGACTGA
- a CDS encoding alkaline phosphatase family protein — MSDNDSASADGSRAATERNRISRRRLMQAAGAAGAVAATGGLTSPASADAVAPAAAATESAATAVGTTGSTTAQHTRRTGTIKDLKHVVIVMQENRSFDHYFGTLDLAGARGFGDKQVLTWQNGQTIYYDPNSRAEGYLLPYHADSLKYNAQNTSARNRYFMEADVPWHHAIAKAYTIGDHYFCSLDTSTSPNRIMMWAGTNDAAGTQGGPVINNNGDYGYAYKFKTYPETLQDAGVSWQIYVNNDTDDAFLGDYTDNTVRSFAAFDPKNANPENTLPRKGLLARGNVVYAHTTQPAGIKNDTSNVDYVLRDFIADCASGDIPEVSWVVAPAAWTEHPTYAPNNGAVYTDRVIQAVHDNPELWESTLIILNYDEPDHANRIGEGGFFDHVVPPIPEAGTVGERAPGIKPGMGGRVPFVLVSPWTRGGFVNSEVFDHTSTIQLIEDWTKSLGRPAICANINDWRRSVSGNLLSAIDFGNFDTSFPKLPKPADLLKSVVVDAGLPAVPQPAVGAQVMPTQPITGRAKRSPLTFQPNGVLVENPATGTATATFTVEGGPNGKAVSLVGLADKYVPALVGAEPLGIGQDALPLTAGNGRPKSYTWDTKTTNGKYAFTFYGPDHFIRSFAGTLVPANDRTSAQPRVDVRLVKAHGRSAASVEFTLSAIGRRSVTYTLTANDFAGKKTTIVVPAGKHGVITWPTEDGYYDVIITANESADFKQRYAGRAAEK, encoded by the coding sequence ATGTCTGACAACGATTCGGCATCCGCGGACGGCAGCAGGGCGGCCACGGAGCGCAACCGGATCAGCCGGCGCCGGCTGATGCAGGCCGCAGGCGCCGCGGGCGCCGTTGCCGCCACCGGGGGGCTGACGTCCCCGGCCTCCGCCGACGCGGTCGCACCGGCTGCCGCTGCGACTGAGTCGGCCGCGACCGCCGTCGGCACGACCGGCTCGACGACGGCGCAGCACACGCGTCGTACCGGCACGATCAAGGACCTGAAGCATGTCGTGATCGTGATGCAGGAGAACCGGTCGTTCGACCACTACTTCGGCACGCTTGACCTGGCCGGCGCGCGCGGCTTCGGCGACAAGCAGGTGCTGACCTGGCAGAACGGCCAGACGATCTACTACGACCCGAACAGCCGCGCCGAGGGCTACTTGCTGCCGTACCACGCCGACAGCCTGAAGTACAACGCGCAGAACACCAGCGCCCGCAACCGGTACTTCATGGAAGCCGACGTGCCGTGGCACCACGCGATCGCCAAGGCGTACACCATCGGCGACCACTACTTCTGCTCGCTGGACACCAGCACCAGCCCGAACCGCATCATGATGTGGGCCGGCACCAACGACGCGGCCGGCACGCAGGGCGGTCCAGTCATCAACAACAACGGCGACTACGGCTACGCCTACAAGTTCAAGACGTACCCGGAAACGCTGCAGGATGCCGGTGTCAGCTGGCAGATCTACGTCAACAACGACACCGACGACGCCTTCCTGGGCGACTACACGGACAACACCGTGCGTTCGTTCGCGGCGTTCGACCCGAAGAACGCGAACCCGGAGAACACCCTGCCCCGCAAGGGCCTTCTTGCCCGCGGCAACGTGGTGTACGCCCACACCACGCAGCCTGCCGGCATCAAGAACGACACCTCGAACGTCGACTACGTGCTGCGGGACTTCATCGCCGACTGTGCGTCGGGGGACATCCCCGAGGTGTCGTGGGTCGTCGCGCCGGCCGCGTGGACCGAGCACCCGACGTACGCCCCGAACAACGGCGCGGTCTACACCGACCGGGTGATCCAGGCGGTGCACGACAACCCCGAGCTGTGGGAGTCGACACTGATCATCCTGAACTACGACGAGCCCGACCACGCGAACCGCATCGGTGAAGGCGGCTTCTTCGACCACGTCGTACCGCCGATCCCGGAGGCCGGTACGGTCGGCGAGCGCGCGCCCGGAATCAAGCCCGGCATGGGCGGTCGGGTGCCGTTCGTGCTGGTCTCGCCGTGGACCCGTGGCGGCTTCGTCAACTCCGAGGTCTTCGACCACACCTCGACGATCCAGCTGATCGAGGACTGGACCAAGAGCCTCGGCCGGCCGGCGATCTGCGCGAACATCAACGACTGGCGGCGCAGCGTCTCCGGCAACCTGCTCTCGGCGATCGACTTCGGCAACTTCGACACGTCGTTCCCGAAACTGCCGAAGCCGGCCGACCTGCTGAAGTCCGTCGTTGTGGACGCCGGTTTGCCGGCCGTACCCCAGCCGGCCGTCGGCGCGCAGGTAATGCCGACCCAGCCGATCACCGGCAGGGCGAAGCGGAGCCCGCTGACGTTCCAGCCCAACGGCGTCCTCGTCGAGAACCCCGCGACCGGGACCGCGACCGCGACCTTCACCGTCGAAGGCGGACCCAACGGCAAAGCAGTCAGCCTGGTCGGGCTGGCCGACAAGTACGTGCCCGCCCTCGTCGGCGCCGAGCCGCTCGGCATCGGCCAGGACGCGCTGCCCCTCACGGCCGGCAACGGCCGGCCGAAGTCGTACACCTGGGACACCAAGACAACGAACGGCAAGTACGCGTTCACGTTCTACGGCCCCGATCACTTCATCCGGTCCTTCGCCGGCACCCTCGTCCCGGCCAACGACCGGACCTCGGCCCAGCCGCGGGTCGACGTCCGGCTGGTCAAGGCGCACGGGCGGTCGGCTGCGAGTGTCGAGTTCACCCTGTCCGCCATCGGCCGCCGGTCAGTGACGTACACGCTGACCGCGAACGACTTCGCCGGGAAGAAGACGACGATCGTGGTGCCCGCCGGCAAGCACGGCGTCATCACCTGGCCGACCGAGGACGGCTACTACGACGTGATCATCACCGCGAACGAGTCCGCAGACTTCAAGCAGCGGTACGCCGGCCGCGCCGCGGAGAAGTGA
- a CDS encoding PIG-L deacetylase family protein, whose translation MTLAALPEESFQRVLCVVAHPDDMEYGSSAAVARWTARGIEVGYLLLTRGEAGMPNPPEETARLRLAEQQAACDVVGVTHLTVLEHPDGVLVCGLELRRDICREIRRFKPDVVLGVGYDVETPFGFDQADHRAAGLATLDAIRDAGNRWVFPEQIDDEHLEPHSPRWYLVPGLAGAATHGVDVTGEPLSKGVASLEAHAAYLAALPWHPAPADIIPMFAAMGGKAMGVEHAVLFRAHDLQAPPAFPTDGTQD comes from the coding sequence ATGACGTTGGCGGCGTTGCCTGAAGAGTCCTTTCAGCGGGTGTTGTGCGTTGTCGCACACCCGGACGACATGGAGTACGGCAGCTCTGCCGCCGTCGCTCGGTGGACTGCGCGTGGGATCGAGGTCGGGTACCTGCTGCTCACCCGCGGCGAGGCCGGAATGCCGAATCCGCCCGAGGAGACGGCTCGGCTGCGGCTTGCCGAGCAGCAGGCCGCGTGCGACGTCGTGGGCGTCACGCACCTGACGGTCCTCGAGCATCCGGACGGCGTGCTCGTCTGCGGCCTCGAGCTGCGCCGCGACATCTGCCGGGAGATCCGCCGGTTCAAGCCCGACGTCGTGCTCGGCGTCGGCTACGACGTCGAGACGCCGTTCGGCTTCGACCAGGCCGACCACCGGGCCGCCGGGCTCGCGACCCTCGACGCGATCCGGGACGCGGGCAACCGCTGGGTCTTCCCCGAGCAGATCGACGACGAGCACCTCGAGCCGCACTCACCTCGCTGGTACCTCGTCCCCGGCCTCGCCGGCGCCGCGACCCACGGCGTCGACGTTACCGGTGAACCACTCAGCAAGGGCGTCGCCTCGCTCGAGGCACACGCCGCGTACTTGGCCGCGCTCCCCTGGCACCCGGCCCCCGCCGACATCATCCCGATGTTCGCGGCGATGGGCGGTAAGGCCATGGGCGTCGAGCATGCCGTCCTGTTCCGCGCCCACGACCTGCAAGCACCCCCGGCCTTCCCCACCGACGGCACCCAGGACTGA
- a CDS encoding RNA polymerase sigma factor — protein MGVLLPKTLAVLQLSTEARELGPMFLRRDHDHDHQPDSGAGRDNLDWPADERLLLSLAMWGDLGAAGAVCDRHGAALFQLACSILGDHDDAESVVVDVIVDACTRTDATRLGVSLRHELARLTYARCLRLGSADERRAGELSDWLRDAEGSAATTMAELIAGQQRVAIALVGLGEYTCRDAAALIGTSEAAVADLVSAGLRDINSRGTAAIDRRRSDSGVGLTCRLRSGVSARIHKL, from the coding sequence ATGGGTGTGCTGCTGCCCAAGACCCTGGCGGTACTCCAACTGAGTACTGAAGCCAGGGAGTTGGGCCCGATGTTTCTGAGGCGCGACCACGACCACGACCATCAGCCAGACTCGGGCGCCGGACGTGACAACCTGGATTGGCCGGCCGACGAGCGCCTGTTGCTCTCGCTCGCGATGTGGGGCGACCTCGGTGCGGCGGGGGCGGTGTGCGACCGTCACGGCGCCGCACTGTTCCAGTTGGCGTGCTCGATCCTCGGGGATCATGACGACGCGGAGTCGGTGGTCGTGGACGTGATCGTTGACGCCTGCACGCGAACCGACGCGACCCGGCTGGGTGTCAGCCTGCGCCATGAGTTGGCCAGGCTCACCTACGCGCGTTGCCTTCGGCTGGGGTCAGCCGATGAGAGACGCGCCGGCGAATTGAGCGATTGGCTCAGGGACGCCGAGGGCTCCGCTGCGACGACGATGGCCGAGCTGATCGCCGGTCAGCAGCGAGTCGCCATCGCCTTGGTCGGGCTTGGCGAGTACACCTGCCGGGACGCTGCAGCCTTGATAGGAACGTCGGAGGCCGCCGTAGCGGATCTGGTCTCAGCCGGTCTGCGGGACATCAACAGCCGCGGGACTGCTGCTATCGATCGGCGCAGGTCCGACTCCGGCGTCGGATTGACCTGTCGCCTTCGAAGCGGTGTGAGCGCGCGGATTCATAAGCTGTAG
- a CDS encoding pyridoxamine 5'-phosphate oxidase family protein, translating into MSTQSHFDRSRLEMVSPADCLRLLGSVPLGRLVYTSGGLPAVRLVNFVLDDDTVVLSTASGDKLRAAERGDVVAFEADDVDLERHVGWTVTAIGHLSVVPAEEIEVFRHSLPLHSWLPVDAPYLLRLGIESVDGRRLLPWAQRPESRSSFRR; encoded by the coding sequence ATGAGCACGCAAAGTCATTTCGACCGCTCCCGGCTCGAGATGGTCAGTCCGGCAGATTGCCTGCGTCTCCTCGGGTCGGTCCCGCTGGGACGGCTCGTCTATACGTCTGGCGGGCTCCCTGCCGTCCGGCTGGTCAACTTCGTCCTGGACGACGACACCGTCGTGCTCAGCACTGCAAGCGGTGACAAGCTCCGGGCCGCGGAGCGTGGTGACGTGGTCGCCTTCGAGGCCGACGACGTAGACCTCGAGCGTCACGTCGGCTGGACAGTGACTGCCATCGGCCACCTGTCGGTCGTCCCCGCAGAGGAGATCGAGGTGTTCCGCCACAGCCTCCCGTTGCATTCCTGGCTGCCGGTGGACGCCCCGTACCTGCTCAGATTGGGGATCGAGTCGGTCGACGGACGGCGGTTGCTCCCCTGGGCGCAGCGTCCCGAGTCCAGGAGTTCATTCCGGCGGTAA
- a CDS encoding GAF domain-containing sensor histidine kinase, translated as MADGSRAERGSWDEGALEYAGLSRVRLDALLQELLGRVDEIMDTQERLHALLDAVVGIGADLDLNGTLDRIVTAACELAGARYGALGVVGPDGKRLVRFITHGVTDEQIAAIGPYPEGHGILGLLIEHPEPIRLHELAEHPRSYGFPANHPPMRSFLGVPIRTREQAFGNLYLTEKTGGADFTEDDERTVTALATAAGVVIDNARLYADSEQRRRWHEVTAEITQLMLGEFEPEQALQLIARRAREVSGAQVAAVLLAAGPDLVVRAVDGPPEFHQFLGRHVPADLPVLGNATTRSEQVVIEDLAQLLKDAGGLAGFPEAANLGRTTMAPLPAGGSGTGGLLVVAMDQGPNPRVSEGADLIRMFAGQATLALERAQAQHDRDTLAVLEDRDRIARDLHDLVIQRLFATGLQLQGMHRLAHPEHQQRLSRAVDDIDMTIHDLRAAIFELQQTPGASSLRSDLQALVAVYAEPLGFRPQLICTGPIDTVVPAIVRPQMLATVREALSNIVRHAQASQATVEVSVGSGAVVARISDDGVGIGSSTRSSGLRNLTDRAQALGGATQISDNEPHGTVIEFRAPIGD; from the coding sequence GTGGCTGATGGCTCGCGGGCCGAGCGAGGGAGCTGGGACGAAGGGGCACTGGAGTACGCCGGGCTGTCCCGGGTCCGTCTCGATGCCCTCCTGCAGGAACTCCTCGGCCGGGTCGACGAGATCATGGACACCCAGGAGCGACTGCACGCCCTGCTCGACGCGGTCGTCGGCATCGGCGCCGACCTCGACCTGAACGGCACCCTGGACCGGATCGTGACCGCCGCCTGCGAACTGGCCGGAGCCCGGTACGGCGCTCTCGGCGTGGTCGGGCCGGACGGCAAACGGCTCGTCCGCTTCATCACCCACGGGGTCACCGACGAGCAGATCGCCGCGATCGGCCCGTACCCCGAAGGTCACGGCATCCTGGGTCTCCTGATCGAGCACCCTGAACCGATCCGTTTGCACGAGCTCGCCGAACATCCCCGGTCGTATGGCTTCCCGGCGAACCATCCGCCGATGAGGAGCTTCCTCGGCGTCCCGATCCGGACCCGCGAGCAAGCCTTCGGCAACCTGTACCTGACCGAGAAGACCGGCGGCGCCGACTTCACCGAGGACGACGAGCGCACCGTCACCGCACTCGCGACCGCCGCCGGGGTGGTGATCGACAACGCCCGGCTGTACGCCGACAGCGAGCAGCGCCGACGCTGGCACGAGGTCACCGCCGAGATCACCCAGCTGATGCTCGGCGAGTTCGAGCCCGAGCAGGCACTCCAGCTGATCGCCCGGCGAGCCCGCGAAGTCTCCGGCGCACAGGTGGCAGCAGTGCTGCTCGCCGCAGGCCCCGACCTGGTCGTGCGCGCCGTCGACGGACCACCGGAGTTCCACCAGTTCCTCGGCCGCCATGTCCCGGCCGATCTTCCCGTGCTCGGCAACGCGACCACGAGGTCCGAGCAGGTGGTGATCGAGGACCTGGCGCAGCTGCTCAAGGACGCCGGCGGACTGGCCGGGTTCCCCGAAGCGGCGAATCTGGGGCGGACAACGATGGCTCCACTGCCCGCAGGTGGCTCCGGCACTGGCGGTCTGCTCGTGGTCGCGATGGACCAAGGGCCGAACCCGCGAGTGTCCGAGGGTGCGGACCTGATCCGGATGTTCGCCGGGCAGGCCACCCTGGCCCTGGAACGCGCCCAGGCGCAGCATGACCGCGACACGCTCGCCGTGCTCGAGGATCGCGATCGGATCGCCAGGGATCTGCACGACCTGGTGATCCAACGGCTCTTCGCCACCGGACTGCAACTGCAGGGCATGCATCGGCTCGCCCACCCCGAACATCAGCAACGTCTCAGCCGGGCGGTCGACGACATCGACATGACCATCCACGACCTCCGCGCCGCGATCTTCGAGCTCCAGCAGACACCGGGCGCCAGCTCGCTGCGCAGTGACCTCCAGGCGCTGGTCGCGGTGTACGCCGAACCGCTCGGGTTCAGGCCTCAGCTGATCTGCACCGGCCCGATCGACACCGTCGTGCCGGCCATTGTCCGGCCGCAGATGCTGGCGACGGTCCGCGAAGCGCTGTCCAATATCGTCCGCCATGCCCAGGCGTCGCAGGCGACGGTCGAGGTCTCGGTCGGCTCGGGTGCGGTGGTGGCCCGGATCTCCGACGACGGCGTCGGCATCGGCTCCAGCACCCGCAGCAGCGGCCTGCGTAACCTGACCGACCGTGCTCAGGCGCTCGGCGGAGCCACCCAGATCAGCGACAACGAGCCCCATGGCACTGTGATCGAGTTCAGGGCACCGATCGGCGACTGA
- a CDS encoding Acg family FMN-binding oxidoreductase, whose amino-acid sequence MSDQQLPADHVDTLLGAAIAAPSMHNTQPWRFEVDGHVVDLFLDGSRTLPAEDPTGRAMRISAGAAIFNLRCAASALGYSTWYGFAPYPEEPGLLARIVIEPTNAPDDELADLAAQIPRRHTDRRPVDSTPLAEQTRVALMLAAYSGGAELTWLGEPEVDSVVDLVLDTDLREISDWHRRTERAHWVGGERSTDGIPSSALGPRSTTYPGAVREMATRPVDHLRAQATFEARPDLAVLSTDRDEPADQVTAGAALERVLLTATRAGLSASFLNQPLEFEDLRRRIQNLTLRPGHAHMIIRFGQSHPGTATTARRPIADFLPPDEQS is encoded by the coding sequence ATGTCTGACCAGCAATTGCCTGCGGACCACGTCGACACCTTGCTCGGAGCGGCCATTGCCGCGCCCAGCATGCACAACACCCAGCCCTGGCGGTTCGAGGTGGACGGGCACGTTGTGGACCTTTTCCTCGACGGCTCGCGTACCTTGCCGGCTGAGGACCCCACCGGCCGGGCGATGCGGATCTCGGCCGGCGCGGCGATCTTCAACCTGCGCTGCGCGGCCTCCGCTCTGGGGTACAGCACCTGGTACGGCTTCGCGCCGTACCCGGAAGAGCCCGGGCTGCTGGCCCGCATCGTCATCGAACCGACGAACGCACCGGACGACGAGCTGGCCGACCTCGCCGCCCAGATCCCGCGCCGGCACACCGATCGCCGCCCGGTCGACAGCACGCCGTTGGCGGAGCAGACCCGCGTCGCTCTGATGCTGGCGGCGTACTCCGGCGGCGCCGAACTGACCTGGCTGGGCGAGCCGGAGGTCGACAGCGTGGTCGACCTGGTGCTCGACACCGACCTGCGCGAGATCAGCGACTGGCATCGCCGCACCGAACGCGCCCATTGGGTCGGTGGTGAACGCAGCACCGACGGCATCCCCAGCTCGGCGCTCGGACCGCGATCCACCACTTACCCAGGAGCCGTTCGCGAGATGGCCACCCGGCCGGTCGACCACCTCCGCGCGCAGGCGACCTTCGAAGCCCGCCCGGACCTCGCCGTACTGTCCACGGACCGCGACGAGCCGGCCGACCAGGTCACCGCCGGCGCAGCGCTCGAACGAGTCCTGCTGACCGCGACCCGAGCAGGCCTCAGCGCGTCGTTCCTCAACCAGCCACTCGAGTTCGAAGACCTGCGTCGCAGGATCCAGAACCTCACGCTGCGGCCGGGACACGCCCACATGATCATCCGCTTCGGCCAAAGCCACCCCGGCACCGCGACCACCGCCCGCCGACCGATCGCCGACTTCCTTCCTCCCGACGAGCAGTCATGA